A DNA window from Luteolibacter luteus contains the following coding sequences:
- a CDS encoding phosphatidate cytidylyltransferase, which translates to MPDNSKRATFLRRSASTLGLWAVVAAGLYSRQAWAYVGLIGVLTLISTREYFQMLKAGGVKCFPRYGMLLAVVYSGVLYWLLLGAPGGSEIGELQPEGGAVTLSAKRLADLPDWFDGPAIFAAIAGAFFLQLRFPIRGLEALQAVASNLLGFVYLAFLFNFSARLVFLVPGPGQVPGAMVLLWMIAVTKFTDMGAYIVGSMIGKHKMIPHVSPGKTWQGFGGAIFFALLAGCGLYACFREDMPSFATGLHVLGGWPHVIGLSIVLCLLAVVGDLAESVVKRSLNVKDSGQMLPGIGGALDLIDSLCFTAPVLYFYLKWMMSA; encoded by the coding sequence GTGCCCGACAATTCTAAACGAGCGACTTTCCTGCGCCGCAGCGCCAGCACGCTCGGGCTGTGGGCGGTGGTGGCGGCTGGACTCTACAGCCGCCAGGCATGGGCCTACGTCGGGCTGATCGGCGTGCTGACCCTGATCTCCACCCGCGAGTATTTCCAGATGCTGAAGGCAGGCGGGGTGAAGTGCTTCCCGCGCTACGGCATGCTGCTGGCGGTGGTGTATTCGGGTGTTCTCTACTGGCTCTTGCTGGGGGCACCGGGAGGCAGTGAAATCGGCGAACTGCAGCCGGAGGGCGGGGCCGTCACACTGAGCGCGAAGCGCCTTGCAGATCTTCCCGATTGGTTCGATGGGCCTGCCATTTTTGCGGCTATTGCGGGCGCTTTCTTCCTGCAGCTGCGCTTCCCGATCCGGGGGCTCGAGGCGCTTCAGGCCGTGGCCAGCAATCTCCTTGGCTTCGTCTATCTCGCCTTCCTCTTCAATTTCTCCGCACGCCTCGTTTTCCTCGTTCCTGGCCCCGGTCAAGTCCCCGGCGCCATGGTCCTGCTGTGGATGATTGCGGTGACGAAATTCACCGACATGGGTGCCTATATCGTCGGCTCCATGATCGGGAAGCATAAGATGATCCCGCACGTGAGCCCGGGGAAAACCTGGCAGGGCTTCGGTGGCGCGATCTTCTTCGCGCTACTCGCCGGATGCGGCCTTTACGCTTGCTTCCGGGAGGACATGCCTTCCTTCGCTACCGGCCTCCATGTGCTGGGTGGCTGGCCCCATGTCATCGGCCTCAGCATCGTGCTCTGCCTGCTGGCGGTCGTCGGCGATCTGGCGGAAAGCGTGGTGAAGCGCAGCCTGAACGTGAAGGACTCCGGTCAGATGCTGCCGGGTATCGGCGGTGCGCTCGATCTGATCGATAGTCTCTGCTTCACCGCTCCCGTTCTCTACTTCTATCTCAAATGGATGATGTCGGCGTGA